The DNA segment TATAACTAGAAGTCTCTCCAAGCTCATCTAACCCATCATTTTTCCCATATGTTAGCGGGGAGCCCCGTTCCATATGGAATTGCTGGAGGTTGTGGGTGATTGGAGAGTGATGGAGAATTAATTCCCTAATCAACAGTTTGACTTTTATTGCTtatgcttttcttcttcttttggttcCTTCGCTGAATCCAAGGGTCTTGTGAAAATGTATTCAACTGTGTGTGTATTGACATCTTCGTTTTATTTCTCTTTGGTGTTTGGTGTTGATGCAGGGAAAAAAGAGGAAGGATACTGTGTGTATTGCTTTAGCTGATGATACATGTGATGAACCAAAGATTAGGATGAAAAAAGTTGTTAGGTCAAACCTGAGGGTTAGGCTCGGAGATGTGATCTCTATCCATCAGTGCCCTGATGTCAAGTATGGGAAGCGTGTTCACATCTTACCCTTAGATGATACCATTGAAGGGATTACTGGAAATATATTTGATGCCTACCTTAAACGTGAGTGTTTTAGATGTTTCGGCTTATATGTCTCTTATTGCTCTTAACATATTGGTTTCTTGCCTCTTGCCAGCTTATTTCCTGGAGGCATACCGCCCGGTGAGGAAGGGTGATCTTTTCCTAGTTAGAGGAGGGATGAGAAGTGTTGAGTTTAAGGTTATTGAGACCGATCCTGATGAGTACTGTGTGGTGGCTCCAGACACAGAGATATTCTGTGAGGGTGAACCGATAAAGAGAGAGGATGAGGAAAGGTTAGATGAAGTTGGTTACGATGATGTTGGTGGTGTTAGGAAACAAATGGCTCAGATTAGAGAACTTGTTGAGCTCCCTTTGAGGCATCCACAGCTCTTCAAGTCCATCGGTGTTAAGCCTCCTAAAGGAATCTTACTCTATGGCCCTCCTGGTTCTGGCAAGACACTGATTGCTCGTGCTGTTGCTAATGAGACCGGTGCGTTTTTCTTCTGTATCAATGGTCCGGAGATCATGTCTAAGCTAGCTGGTGAGAGTGAAAGCAACCTTAGGAAAGCGTTTGAGGAGGGTGAGAAGAATGCACCTTCGATCATTTTCATTGATGAGCTTGATTCCATCGCTCCAAAACGAGAGAAGACGCATGGAGAGGTTGAGAGAAGGATTGTTTCACAGCTCTTGACGCTTATGGATGGGCTTAAATCAAGAGCGCATGTGATTGTTATGGGAGCTACCAACCGTCCTAACAGCATTGACCCGGCTTTGAGAAGATTTGGAAGATTTGACAGGGAGATAGATATTGGTGTTCCTGATGAGATTGGTCGTCTTGAAGTTCTCAGGATTCACACCAAGAACATGAAGCTCGCAGAAGATGTAATGTTctgttatacatatatatatatgattatttttcttattttcttctgcCCTTGTTGGATCTGACATGATTTTCTCTTATACAGGTTGATTTGGAAAGAGTATCTAAAGACACACATGGGTATGTTGGTGCGGACCTTGCAGCATTATGCACTGAAGGTGCTCTCCAATGCATCAGGGAGAAGATGGATGTGATTGACCTAGAAGATGAGGAGATAGATGCTGAGATTCTCAACTCTATGGCTGTGACTAATGAGCATTTCCAGACAGCTCTTGGTAATAGCAATCCTTCTGCTCTACGTGAGACGGTGAGTTCAATGTTTAGTTATTTTGGTTTAAGGTTTTTCATGTCTATTTGGTACTCCCTAGGTTTCACAAAACAATTgtcattttatgattatttttttgtttaaaaagtgtCATTTTACATTTTACTTGTAAATATGACactacatataaatttttttgtcctTTGGAATATGGAATAACTAATAGATTTTCTCATAATCATTTTCATTCAATATCTACATATAAAAGTAttagtatattttgtaattttcttaatatcttATCAAACTGTTATTTTCTCCTTCATCCAGGTCGTTGAGGTGCCTAATGTTTCTTGGGAAGACATTGGTGGTCTTGAGAATGTCAAGAGGGAACTACAAGAGGTAAGTAGTTTCAACATTCaatatcattttcaaatatTCGCATGTGAATAATAATGATATTGGACTAATcttattcaaaatttgttatattttagacgGTTCAATATCCAGTGGAGCATCCTGAGAAGTTTGAGAAGTTTGGTATGTCACCGTCTAAAGGAGTCCTGTTCTAC comes from the Brassica napus cultivar Da-Ae chromosome A7, Da-Ae, whole genome shotgun sequence genome and includes:
- the LOC106352759 gene encoding LOW QUALITY PROTEIN: cell division control protein 48 homolog D (The sequence of the model RefSeq protein was modified relative to this genomic sequence to represent the inferred CDS: deleted 2 bases in 1 codon); translation: MANQPESSDPKGAKSDFSTAILEKKKAVNRLVVDEAINDDNSVVSLHPQSDTMEKLQLFRGDTVLLKGKKRKDTVCIALADDTCDEPKIRMKKVVRSNLRVRLGDVISIHQCPDVKYGKRVHILPLDDTIEGITGNIFDAYLKPYFLEAYRPVRKGDLFLVRGGMRSVEFKVIETDPDEYCVVAPDTEIFCEGEPIKREDEERLDEVGYDDVGGVRKQMAQIRELVELPLRHPQLFKSIGVKPPKGILLYGPPGSGKTLIARAVANETGAFFFCINGPEIMSKLAGESESNLRKAFEEGEKNAPSIIFIDELDSIAPKREKTHGEVERRIVSQLLTLMDGLKSRAHVIVMGATNRPNSIDPALRRFGRFDREIDIGVPDEIGRLEVLRIHTKNMKLAEDVDLERVSKDTHGYVGADLAALCTEGALQCIREKMDVIDLEDEEIDAEILNSMAVTNEHFQTALGNSNPSALRETVVEVPNVSWEDIGGLENVKRELQETVQYPVEHPEKFEKFGMSPSKGVLFYGPPGCGKTLLAKAIANECQTNFISIKGPELLTMWFGESEANVREIFDKARQSAPCVLFFDELDSIATQRGSSVGDAGGAADRVLNQLLTEMDGMSAKKTVFIIGATNRPDIIDPALLRPGRLDQLIYIPLPDEESRYQIFKSCLRKSPVAKDVDLRALAKYTQGFSGADITEICQRACKYAIRENIEKDIEKERKKAETPEAMEEDEEEIAEIKASHFEESMKFARRSVSDADIRKYQAFAQTLQQSRGIGSEFRFPDATGTGGAAAMAGGADPFATTGGAAEDDDLYS